Below is a genomic region from candidate division KSB1 bacterium.
ACCGTGATGTCCCGGCTGAATCGCGGCCGGAAAATGCTGGCTCGATCTTTAACAAAATATGCTGTCGCAAATGGTTTTACAAACTGCATTAATTTAGCTTAATCGAACAGGGAGGAACTATGAGTGCAAACACATTTGGATTACAACCTAATTTAATATGGGCAGATTCGAGCGTATTACTCTCTGTTCGGTCCATCCAGAGGCGATATCGACACAATTTAGGCTGTAAACGAACATGCCGGCGACCGTGCTGCCGCAGTGGGCAACGGTGTCGGCTTCTATGAATCCAGGGATGGTTTCATTCCACTGGTTTGTTTTGATTGGGATTTGTTTTTTGATGATAAAGCCCGGTTTTGTTGTGGCCAAGCCTTTTTTAGCGAACTTGGCTCGAGATAGCGCCATCAATCGGTCTAGGGTGCAGGAGATATTTTCAAGAGTTTTTTTTAATCTCTTTTGACAAGATATATTTTTTGTAATGTGGCAGGAACAATGGAATCATGGCTTTCAGTCGTTTGGCACAGGCAAGGTTCAGGCAGAGGTAGAATATACTGAAACGACTTTCCAACTTCGTGCAGATGATGTGGTTATTTTTTATACGGACGGTCTCCCAGAAGCCATGAACTCAGTCCATGAAGAGTTCGATTTTGAACGTTTTGAAGCAACCCTTAGCAGTCTGCAATTGAACTTACTTAGTGCTCCTGAGATCTTTTTTTTTGAGTTATCCCGACAAGGCTTATTATGTCACCTCAATGAAGCTTTTGGATCAAATTGATTCGAGATATTTAAAAGAAACCGAAAGAATATGACAGGCATCGAAGTACTGGAGGGCGGATGCGATTTCGATTCGAAAAGAATATTGGCAGGTGATTGCCTATGAAGTCAAGTTTGGGCGTTAATGATGTTGTCTACCCGGAT
It encodes:
- a CDS encoding SpoIIE family protein phosphatase; amino-acid sequence: MWQEQWNHGFQSFGTGKVQAEVEYTETTFQLRADDVVIFYTDGLPEAMNSVHEEFDFERFEATLSSLQLNLLSAPEIFFFELSRQGLLCHLNEAFGSN